A segment of the Candidatus Neomarinimicrobiota bacterium genome:
CAGCGTCAAATATCGCTTGAACCCGCAGAAATGATAAGACTTCAAAAAGCAGTGGACGCTGTTGATTCCAAAGGAGCGCGAGACGCATTGGTCTTACTGAATAATAAAGCATTCATAGTCAGTGTCGCCAACAGGACAGTTATTACAGCTCTCGACAGCGAAGAGAAATCGGGTAAAGTATTCACAAATATAGATTCAGCAATAGTTGCATGAAATTAGTAAACAATAACAAAAACCGCACGGAGCCGGACCTTTTTTTCGGAGGAGGCTCAGTTTTGAGGAATGATAGAATCAAAACACACAGCGGGTCAAGGAGGTCAAGAAAATGATAAGGAGCTTATTTGCCGGTGTATCGGGATTAAGAAATCACCAGGCTTTTATGGACGTAATCGCGAATAACATCGCTAACATAAACACGGTTGGATTCAAGGCATCAAGGATAACGTTCAAGGAATCTTTAGCCCTGCTCATAAGGGGTGCACAAGCCCCCACGAGTGATCTCGGCGGAAAAAACCCACTCCAGATCGGTTTGGGTATGACCGTGGCAAGTATCGACCAGGTGTTTTCGCAAGGTAATTTAGAGGCGACAGGACAGGAAACCGATCTTGCGATTCAGGGAGAAGGATTCTTTGTAGTCAGAGACGGCTCAAGGAGATTCTATACGAGGGCAGGGTACTTCAAATTGGACGCCCAGGGAAGATTAGTCAGTCCTTCCACCGGTTTCCTGCTTCAGGGAAAGAGAGCAAATGCCAAAGGCGTAATCTCTGAGGGCACATCGATCACAGATATCACTCTTCCGTTCGGACAAAAGACACCGGCTCAAGCTACTTCGATTGTAGGATTTGCCGGTAACCTTGATGCGGGAGGTATCTCTAAAGGGACGATCTTTACAAGCGAAGCGGTTTATGGTATAGAGACTGACGGCACAAGCGACGTGAACAACCTTTATGCAAACGGAGCAGCAGATTCTTCCATTACAGGAATGACGAACAACTCCACGCAGGTAACGGTCACAGATGGAACGACAACAAAGACCTATACCTATGTAGAGGGAACTGCCACGAGTACGGAGTTTCACACGCTTGCAAATCTCATCAGCAACATAAACACTGACTTCTCCGGCAGTTTAAGCGCTGCTATGGTTGCGGCTACTGGAGAGATCGAATTCACCAATGATTCTGGGAGCAGTCTTACGCTTGCGATAACAAGCACGAATCTGAATCTGGATAAAGCGCTTGCCGCCGCTGACGGTACTTTAGCAGCTTCGGCAACAAGCCAGACCGATGAGTTTTCACATGTTGGAACAGATACAGACCTATTAATCAATTTGAGGGACGATACAGGGACTTCGTTAGGATTGGTAGCGACAGATGTGATCAAGGCAAACGGGTCAATAGGCGGGACAGCGATTACCGAAGGGACGGTAACAGTCACATCGTCAATGACTTACAGCGAACTTGCGGAGGAGCTGGAGACAATTTTCAGAATCAAGAGCTCCGACGGCGTCACTATAGACTCCGACAATGGCAGTATAGCCATAAACGGAGACGGTGGTCTGGTAAATGAGCTTTCGGGCTTGAAGATCACAGCAGAAGACAGCGGTGGAACGCCAAGAGCCAACTTTAACGCAATATTCGATGATGGTGCCGGAAATTGGTTCGAGGCTCAATCCGCGACTGACTTTGCCCAGAGCGCATCAATCACGGTATTTGACTCCAAAGGTGAACCCCATGTTGTATCAATCAAGTTTATCAAGGACCCTGTAGAGGTAAACAAATGGAGATGGGAAGCTTCGATTGAGGGGCTTAGCGAGGACAGGTTAAGCGGAGATACCGGCGAAGTTACCTTTGACAGCGAGGGTAATCTGAAAACCTATACATATGACGACGGAGCGTCGTCATTCAGGTTCTTACCCGAAAGCGGAGCGAATGTAGTTGAGATCAAATTCGATTCGGGTACGTTTGGAGAGAT
Coding sequences within it:
- a CDS encoding flagellar protein, whose protein sequence is MSESDLIARISAASISGKAESIAPKPVTPDVKRGRLKGKESFRDVLNDQMSVRFSSHAQKRLEQRQISLEPAEMIRLQKAVDAVDSKGARDALVLLNNKAFIVSVANRTVITALDSEEKSGKVFTNIDSAIVA
- a CDS encoding flagellar hook-basal body complex protein; this translates as MIRSLFAGVSGLRNHQAFMDVIANNIANINTVGFKASRITFKESLALLIRGAQAPTSDLGGKNPLQIGLGMTVASIDQVFSQGNLEATGQETDLAIQGEGFFVVRDGSRRFYTRAGYFKLDAQGRLVSPSTGFLLQGKRANAKGVISEGTSITDITLPFGQKTPAQATSIVGFAGNLDAGGISKGTIFTSEAVYGIETDGTSDVNNLYANGAADSSITGMTNNSTQVTVTDGTTTKTYTYVEGTATSTEFHTLANLISNINTDFSGSLSAAMVAATGEIEFTNDSGSSLTLAITSTNLNLDKALAAADGTLAASATSQTDEFSHVGTDTDLLINLRDDTGTSLGLVATDVIKANGSIGGTAITEGTVTVTSSMTYSELAEELETIFRIKSSDGVTIDSDNGSIAINGDGGLVNELSGLKITAEDSGGTPRANFNAIFDDGAGNWFEAQSATDFAQSASITVFDSKGEPHVVSIKFIKDPVEVNKWRWEASIEGLSEDRLSGDTGEVTFDSEGNLKTYTYDDGASSFRFLPESGANVVEIKFDSGTFGEIDGLSQFDGSPNAIANEQNGYTVGELSHITVDSTGVISGVYTNGVAQKLAQVVLATFNNPTGLVRVGDNLYDVSGNSGQAVVGEAGSTIQSTITSGALELSNVDLVEEFTKMIIAQRGFQANARVTTVSDRILEEVVRLKQ